In Candidatus Promineifilum breve, one genomic interval encodes:
- a CDS encoding endonuclease domain-containing protein yields MPPTNKPQTDPTILQHARANRHLHTPAETKLWRLLRNHNLDGYKFRRQHPIGHYIVDFYCHETKLVVELDGRSHDEQMEYDAERTAWLESQGYRVIRFANERVMQDVVMVAEAILAACREEPSP; encoded by the coding sequence CCAAACCGATCCCACCATCCTCCAACACGCCCGCGCCAACCGCCACCTCCACACCCCAGCCGAAACCAAACTCTGGCGACTCCTCCGCAACCACAACCTCGATGGATACAAGTTTCGACGCCAACACCCAATCGGCCACTACATCGTCGATTTCTATTGCCACGAAACGAAGCTTGTGGTCGAGTTGGATGGCCGCTCGCATGATGAGCAAATGGAATATGATGCCGAGCGGACCGCCTGGCTGGAAAGTCAGGGGTATCGGGTGATTCGCTTTGCCAATGAGCGGGTCATGCAGGATGTGGTGATGGTGGCTGAGGCGATTTTGGCGGCTTGTCGGGAAGAACCCTCTCCCTAA
- a CDS encoding LLM class flavin-dependent oxidoreductase yields the protein MKYGFVLPNGDARVAADLARAAEDAGWDGFFVWEPVWGVDAWVSLTAAAMVTRRIRLGTLLSPISRMRPWKLASETATLDNLSGGRVILSVGLGATDTGFAAFGEVTDRRTRAELLDEGLDILTGLWRGQPFSYEGTHYKIQPTDFMVPPPPIQQPRIPIWVVGAWQRPKSMARVLRYDGILPNTLTAEGGHRPLTTDDVREIKAYIDTNRTETMPFDIVAEGTTPGDRPDEAAEIVRGWADAGATWWIEAMWSIFDQPDIADSVRRRVEQGPPRIDDRPQTTDHG from the coding sequence ATGAAATACGGCTTTGTTCTACCAAACGGCGACGCCCGCGTCGCCGCTGATCTGGCCCGCGCCGCCGAAGATGCCGGCTGGGACGGCTTCTTCGTCTGGGAGCCGGTGTGGGGCGTCGATGCCTGGGTGAGCCTGACGGCGGCGGCGATGGTGACGCGGCGCATCCGGCTGGGCACATTGCTAAGCCCCATTTCGCGTATGCGGCCGTGGAAGCTGGCGAGCGAGACGGCCACGCTCGACAACCTATCCGGCGGCCGGGTCATCCTGTCCGTGGGCCTGGGCGCGACCGACACCGGCTTCGCGGCCTTCGGCGAGGTGACCGACCGCCGGACGCGCGCCGAACTGCTGGATGAGGGGCTGGACATCCTGACCGGGCTATGGCGCGGCCAGCCATTTTCTTATGAGGGCACTCACTACAAAATCCAGCCGACCGATTTTATGGTGCCGCCGCCGCCGATCCAGCAGCCGCGCATCCCTATCTGGGTCGTCGGCGCGTGGCAGCGGCCGAAGTCGATGGCTCGCGTATTGCGCTACGACGGCATCCTGCCCAACACGTTGACGGCCGAGGGCGGCCACCGACCACTGACCACGGACGATGTTCGCGAGATCAAAGCCTATATCGACACCAACCGGACAGAGACCATGCCGTTCGATATCGTGGCCGAGGGCACGACGCCCGGCGACCGCCCCGACGAAGCGGCCGAGATCGTCCGCGGTTGGGCCGACGCGGGAGCCACCTGGTGGATCGAAGCCATGTGGAGCATCTTCGATCAACCCGACATAGCCGACAGCGTCCGGCGGCGGGTGGAACAAGGACCGCCAAGAATCGACGACAGACCACAGACTACAGACCACGGATAG
- a CDS encoding four helix bundle protein translates to MAFKFERLEVWQLALNYVDLIYDLSAMLPHSEDYNLKSQIRRAATSISLNIAEGSIGLTDAEQRRFISIAIRSLVETIACLHLIHRRKYLEDLAILRQAYRDGETLFKRLKAFQNALDTSAIREDSPTYEYDEPSPF, encoded by the coding sequence ATGGCGTTCAAATTCGAGCGACTTGAAGTTTGGCAGTTGGCTTTAAACTACGTCGATTTAATTTACGATCTGTCCGCCATGCTGCCTCATAGCGAAGACTACAATCTAAAATCGCAGATTAGGCGGGCAGCAACCAGCATATCATTGAATATCGCCGAGGGATCTATTGGCTTGACGGACGCTGAACAACGTCGCTTCATAAGTATCGCTATTCGCTCTCTAGTTGAGACTATCGCCTGTCTTCATTTGATTCACCGACGTAAATATCTTGAAGACCTGGCAATACTCCGTCAAGCGTATCGTGATGGCGAGACCCTCTTTAAGAGGCTCAAAGCCTTTCAAAATGCATTGGACACAAGTGCTATTCGTGAAGATTCACCCACCTATGAATATGATGAGCCATCCCCTTTCTAA
- a CDS encoding uracil-DNA glycosylase family protein codes for MSSINELTTLQAEIRTCRRCLEEGYWIAPGPVLSGGPAARVMLIGQAPGITEAQVKRPFNAGSGRRLFQWLGQAGWDETDFRARAYMTAVTKCYPGRSNSGQGDRVATPFEQALCRPWLEQELKLIEPRLLILVGGLAIKLLYPPAARLNEIIGTAAYFPLEALNDPLNFDLSQATIVTSEQGVLTGHSPAGRYIVPLPHPSGASLWPNKPENKGLIDQALGLLAHIRTVNEL; via the coding sequence ATGTCTTCCATTAACGAACTAACCACTCTCCAGGCCGAAATACGCACCTGCCGCCGCTGCCTGGAGGAAGGCTACTGGATCGCGCCGGGGCCGGTGCTGAGCGGCGGGCCGGCGGCGCGGGTGATGCTCATCGGCCAGGCCCCCGGCATCACCGAGGCCCAGGTGAAGCGGCCGTTCAACGCCGGCAGCGGCCGCCGCCTGTTCCAATGGCTGGGCCAGGCCGGCTGGGACGAGACCGACTTCCGCGCCCGCGCCTATATGACCGCCGTCACCAAATGCTACCCCGGCCGGAGCAATAGCGGCCAGGGCGACCGCGTGGCGACACCATTCGAGCAGGCGCTTTGCCGCCCGTGGCTGGAGCAGGAGCTAAAGCTGATCGAGCCGCGCCTGCTCATCCTCGTCGGCGGGCTGGCGATTAAGCTGCTCTACCCGCCGGCCGCGCGCCTTAATGAGATCATCGGCACGGCGGCCTACTTTCCGCTCGAAGCACTTAATGACCCGCTCAATTTCGATCTCTCCCAAGCCACAATCGTGACGAGCGAACAGGGGGTTCTCACTGGTCACTCGCCCGCTGGCCGTTATATCGTGCCCCTGCCCCATCCTTCCGGGGCCAGCCTATGGCCCAACAAGCCGGAGAACAAGGGATTGATCGATCAAGCTCTGGGTTTATTAGCCCACATTCGGACAGTAAACGAGCTTTAA
- a CDS encoding type II toxin-antitoxin system VapC family toxin, with protein sequence MRYVLDTHALIWFLMKDNRLSERVKTTIQDPQANLVIPAIVLAESKYIADRKRVTIPYAQILDAVTLSPNYTIAPLDTPTISLLPDNLDIHDGLIVATALRVQDLYSDEVAILTNDLRITSSALANVIW encoded by the coding sequence ATGAGGTATGTACTCGATACACATGCCCTCATATGGTTCCTAATGAAGGATAATCGCCTAAGCGAGCGAGTAAAGACAACAATACAAGACCCTCAAGCAAATTTGGTCATCCCGGCAATCGTATTGGCGGAGTCAAAATACATTGCAGACCGTAAGCGAGTAACAATTCCCTATGCCCAGATTTTGGATGCTGTGACCTTATCGCCTAACTACACAATAGCACCGCTCGATACACCGACGATAAGCCTCTTACCTGATAACCTGGACATCCATGACGGATTGATAGTAGCCACTGCATTACGTGTTCAGGATCTATATAGTGACGAAGTGGCTATTCTGACGAACGATCTGCGAATTACCAGTTCTGCTCTTGCAAACGTTATTTGGTAG
- a CDS encoding alpha/beta hydrolase, translated as MIRLENFPSRHVAPRHVDIWLPPGYESEPDRRYPVLYMHDGQNCFVDEDAGFGVAWQVQNVLAQMIAAGQTQPAIIVGIWSIDQWRLVDYRPARPFSYLSAGARARVLAGMGGPPRADGYLAFIVDELKPLIDARCRTRPGRAHTFTMGSSMGGLISLYALCEYPDVFGGAACVSTHWPAVEGVITPYLRDRLPDPATHRLYFDQGTVTIDNLYRPAQSLVDEAMVAAGYTAGMNWLSRVYPGAGHCEADWHERVHIPLRFLLGQDEALVRDAPRGGRNH; from the coding sequence ATGATCCGATTAGAAAACTTTCCTTCCCGCCACGTCGCGCCCCGCCACGTGGATATCTGGCTGCCGCCCGGCTACGAATCCGAGCCGGACAGACGCTACCCCGTTCTCTATATGCACGACGGGCAGAACTGTTTTGTCGACGAAGATGCCGGCTTCGGCGTGGCCTGGCAGGTGCAAAACGTTCTGGCGCAGATGATCGCGGCGGGTCAGACCCAGCCGGCGATCATCGTCGGCATCTGGAGCATCGACCAATGGCGGCTGGTGGATTATCGTCCGGCGCGGCCATTTAGCTATCTGTCGGCCGGGGCGCGGGCGCGGGTGCTGGCCGGGATGGGCGGCCCGCCGCGCGCCGACGGCTATCTGGCCTTCATCGTGGATGAACTCAAGCCGTTGATCGATGCACGCTGCCGTACGCGGCCCGGCCGCGCCCACACGTTCACAATGGGTTCCAGCATGGGCGGGCTGATCTCCCTTTACGCCTTGTGCGAATACCCCGACGTATTTGGCGGCGCGGCCTGTGTGTCCACGCATTGGCCGGCCGTCGAGGGGGTCATCACCCCCTACCTGCGCGACCGGCTGCCCGACCCGGCGACCCACCGGCTGTATTTCGATCAGGGCACGGTTACCATCGACAATCTCTATCGGCCGGCGCAATCGTTGGTCGACGAGGCAATGGTCGCTGCCGGCTATACGGCGGGCATGAACTGGCTCAGCCGCGTCTATCCCGGCGCGGGCCATTGCGAGGCCGATTGGCACGAACGGGTGCATATTCCCCTGCGCTTCCTGTTGGGCCAAGATGAGGCCCTGGTGAGGGATGCCCCACGCGGCGGCAGGAACCATTAA
- a CDS encoding thiolase C-terminal domain-containing protein: MKKLNRGVAVVGAGMSRFGSFPEKSTRDLFVEAYREMRTAVDKDFDPADIEAVYIGNYSSDLFEGQGHTAPIMADWVGLAPRAATRIEDACASSGVALRQGILAVASGAYDVVLVGGIEKMSNLPISGVTDALATAGDVLFEIPAGFTFPGFYAAIATAYMHRYGASADALLRVGIKNHENGKLNPKAQFQARIADLMAGRIAKAQQKGLPVPSWQTEMDFLHDDGANPYIAWPLRLFDCSPVTDGASAVLLVGEELARRFSDDPLYVIGSGQASDAAALHDRAEMTTLRAARVAAQQAYEMAGVTPADVKIAEVHDCFTIAEIVATEDLGFFAPGTGHEAAEEGLTARHGPKPINTSGGLKSKGHPVGASGAGQAVEVWKQMRGQAGERQVERDVDIALTHNVGGTGQTAVVHIFERR, from the coding sequence ATGAAAAAACTCAATCGCGGCGTCGCCGTCGTCGGCGCGGGGATGAGCCGGTTCGGCTCGTTCCCGGAGAAGTCCACGCGCGACCTGTTCGTCGAAGCCTACCGGGAAATGCGCACGGCCGTCGACAAGGATTTCGACCCGGCCGACATCGAGGCCGTCTACATCGGCAACTACAGCAGTGACCTGTTCGAGGGGCAGGGCCACACCGCGCCGATCATGGCCGACTGGGTGGGGCTGGCCCCGCGCGCGGCCACACGCATCGAGGACGCCTGTGCCAGCAGCGGCGTCGCCCTGCGCCAGGGCATCCTGGCCGTGGCCTCCGGGGCCTATGACGTGGTGCTCGTCGGCGGCATCGAGAAGATGAGTAACCTGCCCATCAGCGGCGTCACCGACGCGCTGGCGACGGCCGGCGACGTGCTGTTCGAGATACCGGCCGGCTTCACCTTTCCCGGCTTCTATGCCGCCATCGCCACGGCCTATATGCACCGCTATGGCGCGTCGGCCGATGCCCTGCTGCGGGTGGGCATCAAGAACCACGAGAACGGCAAACTGAACCCCAAGGCCCAGTTCCAGGCGCGCATCGCCGACCTGATGGCCGGGCGCATCGCCAAGGCCCAACAGAAGGGGCTGCCCGTGCCCAGTTGGCAGACGGAGATGGACTTCCTCCACGACGATGGAGCCAACCCGTATATCGCCTGGCCGCTGCGCCTGTTCGACTGCTCGCCGGTGACCGACGGCGCGTCGGCCGTGTTGCTCGTCGGCGAGGAATTGGCCCGCCGCTTCAGCGATGACCCGCTGTACGTCATCGGCAGTGGCCAGGCCAGCGACGCCGCCGCCCTCCACGACCGGGCCGAGATGACCACGCTGCGCGCCGCGCGCGTGGCCGCCCAACAGGCTTACGAGATGGCCGGCGTGACGCCCGCCGACGTGAAGATCGCCGAAGTCCACGACTGCTTCACCATCGCCGAGATCGTCGCCACCGAGGATTTGGGCTTCTTCGCGCCGGGCACGGGCCACGAGGCGGCCGAAGAGGGCCTCACCGCCCGCCACGGCCCCAAGCCGATCAACACCTCCGGCGGCCTCAAGTCGAAGGGCCATCCCGTCGGCGCGTCGGGCGCGGGCCAGGCCGTCGAAGTCTGGAAGCAGATGCGCGGCCAGGCCGGCGAGCGGCAGGTGGAGCGCGACGTCGATATCGCCCTGACCCACAACGTCGGCGGCACGGGCCAGACGGCGGTGGTGCATATTTTTGAGCGGCGTTGA
- a CDS encoding Zn-ribbon domain-containing OB-fold protein has translation MAEQIQAAERPFTAAAFQTYMNEGRLMGSRNKATGAVFVPPRPIDPATGGEEMEWMALSGRGTLAAFTSVYIGTSAMIEAGYDRHKPYVAGIVELAEGPRISAQITGVDGTQPDLAWIGRPVRASFIERGEGEKRRAYLAFEFESA, from the coding sequence ATGGCGGAGCAAATCCAGGCAGCCGAACGGCCATTCACGGCGGCGGCGTTTCAGACGTATATGAACGAGGGGCGGCTGATGGGGTCGCGCAACAAGGCCACGGGCGCGGTGTTTGTGCCGCCGCGGCCGATCGATCCGGCCACCGGCGGCGAGGAGATGGAGTGGATGGCGCTATCCGGCCGGGGGACGCTGGCCGCCTTCACCTCGGTCTACATCGGCACGTCGGCCATGATCGAAGCCGGCTACGACCGCCACAAGCCCTACGTGGCCGGGATTGTGGAACTGGCGGAAGGGCCGCGCATCAGCGCCCAGATCACCGGCGTGGACGGCACGCAGCCCGATCTGGCCTGGATCGGCCGGCCGGTGCGGGCGTCGTTCATCGAGCGCGGCGAGGGGGAGAAGCGGCGGGCTTATTTGGCGTTTGAATTTGAAAGCGCCTAG
- a CDS encoding IS5 family transposase, translating into MARKAYPSDVSDEEWAFTVGYLTLMTEDAPQREYALREVFNGLRWLIRAGAPWRMMPNDLPPWAVVYQQTQRWLKAGVFESMAHDLRALLRLADGRKSQPTAAIMDSRTLQSTPESGARAGYDGAKRRKGSKVHMAVDTLGHLLTLHVTPANQQDRDQVGQLAQQIQAITEESVELVFVDQGYTGDEPAEVALAHGIRLEVVKLPEAKKGFVLLPRRWVVERSFGWAARFRRLARDYERLPDTLAGLHYLAFVILMLHRVVTLVSYSS; encoded by the coding sequence ATGGCACGGAAAGCATATCCCAGTGATGTCAGCGATGAAGAGTGGGCTTTTACCGTGGGGTATCTGACATTGATGACCGAAGACGCGCCGCAACGCGAGTACGCCCTGCGGGAAGTCTTCAATGGGCTGCGTTGGCTCATCCGGGCCGGCGCGCCGTGGCGCATGATGCCCAACGACCTGCCGCCGTGGGCCGTGGTCTACCAGCAAACGCAGCGCTGGTTGAAGGCCGGGGTATTCGAGAGCATGGCCCATGACCTGCGGGCTTTGCTGCGACTGGCCGATGGCCGGAAGAGCCAGCCGACGGCGGCGATTATGGATAGTCGGACGTTGCAATCGACGCCGGAGAGTGGCGCACGCGCCGGCTATGATGGGGCCAAACGGCGCAAGGGCAGCAAGGTTCACATGGCGGTGGACACGCTCGGACACCTGTTGACCTTGCACGTCACCCCGGCCAACCAACAAGACCGCGACCAGGTCGGTCAACTGGCACAGCAGATTCAGGCTATCACCGAGGAGTCCGTTGAGCTTGTCTTTGTCGACCAGGGTTACACCGGTGACGAGCCGGCTGAGGTGGCCCTGGCCCACGGTATTCGCCTGGAGGTCGTTAAGCTGCCGGAAGCCAAGAAAGGCTTCGTCCTGCTGCCGCGCCGCTGGGTGGTCGAACGCAGTTTCGGCTGGGCGGCTCGCTTCCGTCGTCTGGCCCGAGACTACGAACGACTGCCTGATACGCTGGCTGGTCTGCATTACCTGGCCTTTGTTATCCTGATGCTTCATCGCGTCGTTACTCTGGTGTCCTATAGTTCATAA
- a CDS encoding DUF5647 family protein, whose amino-acid sequence MEANLTPTEVADKVLELSEQFNQFVFDHPEILDNLPDKAVLVFLDAEDQEFNEANKEMAAASPLPTQSERVYVQMRRHVRIVEQVEWEAEIVSIP is encoded by the coding sequence ATGGAAGCGAATTTAACCCCCACCGAAGTCGCCGATAAAGTATTGGAACTCAGCGAGCAGTTCAACCAGTTTGTGTTTGACCATCCTGAGATTCTGGACAACCTGCCGGACAAGGCTGTCCTTGTCTTTCTGGATGCCGAAGATCAGGAGTTCAACGAGGCGAATAAAGAGATGGCTGCCGCGTCACCCCTGCCCACGCAGAGTGAACGGGTTTATGTGCAGATGCGGCGCCATGTTCGTATCGTCGAGCAGGTAGAATGGGAAGCGGAGATCGTCTCGATCCCCTAG
- a CDS encoding DUF7718 family protein: MRYVKERGRILRFVVQLEVYLEDIWTPVTRYDNAHRFVHRDDIRPDGTQIKTPPMAFASNEDAFNFALRDLRVNYSFYIERYRQWKRI; this comes from the coding sequence GTGCGGTATGTGAAGGAGCGCGGTCGCATCCTTCGTTTTGTCGTCCAGCTAGAGGTGTATCTCGAGGATATTTGGACGCCCGTCACACGCTATGACAATGCCCATCGGTTTGTCCATCGCGATGACATTCGGCCCGATGGCACCCAAATCAAGACGCCGCCGATGGCCTTTGCATCCAACGAAGATGCCTTCAACTTCGCACTTCGAGATTTGCGCGTCAACTATAGTTTCTACATAGAGCGGTATAGACAATGGAAGCGAATTTAA
- a CDS encoding aconitase X, with product MTNQTTLQLTERDAAMLAGDMGPATQMAMRILVTMAGVYGAERLLDIESAHIDGCLYHGYSGLEFAERLAGGGGRVAVPTTLNVGAMDLLHPEVFRGTAQVGQWATRMMRAYEAMGCRPTFTCAPYQALHRPPLGAQIAWAESNAIVFANSVLGARTNRYGDFIDICCAITGRAPDVGLHRAENRAGQLLFRLHDIPERLLGEDVLFPVLGYWLGARTGTKIPVIQGLRPDTTEDQLKALGAAAASSGGVALFHAAGVTPEAPTLDAAFQGRAPEAIIDVSLDDLRATLGVLSTVPDGPIDVVALGSPHFSLDEFARLLPLIEQYPPRPEVEFIVCTHRLALAALQQRGWLARLRAAGAQVIVDTCVVVTPIVRARDGVLMTNSGKFAHYSPGNIGLQVVYGSLEECVRSGAAGVVWRDGSLWAGEQGGEGAGEQGGRGAGEQRGRGAGESGPYSVVQSETGSELATRHPPLATRSLVSGHATGPALVLDAPLSLWGGLEPTTGDIIDQRHPQWGANVTGKVLVMPVGKGSSSASSILLEAARLGKAPAAILLAEPDAILALGSAVAREMYGVAPPVIVLAADTYARVGNGMNIIVTDGEVQLSEREY from the coding sequence ATGACAAATCAAACCACCTTACAACTGACCGAGCGCGACGCGGCCATGCTGGCCGGCGACATGGGGCCGGCGACGCAGATGGCGATGCGCATTCTGGTGACGATGGCCGGCGTCTACGGCGCGGAACGGCTGCTCGACATCGAATCGGCCCACATCGACGGCTGCCTCTATCATGGCTACTCCGGGCTGGAGTTCGCCGAGCGGCTGGCGGGCGGCGGGGGGCGGGTGGCCGTGCCCACGACGCTCAACGTGGGGGCGATGGACCTGCTGCACCCGGAGGTGTTTCGCGGCACGGCGCAGGTCGGCCAATGGGCGACACGCATGATGCGCGCCTACGAGGCGATGGGCTGCCGGCCGACGTTCACCTGCGCGCCCTATCAGGCCCTGCACCGGCCGCCGCTGGGGGCGCAGATCGCCTGGGCCGAGAGCAACGCGATCGTCTTCGCCAACTCCGTGCTGGGGGCGCGCACCAACCGCTATGGCGACTTCATCGACATCTGTTGCGCCATCACCGGCCGCGCCCCGGACGTGGGCCTGCACCGGGCCGAGAACCGCGCCGGGCAACTGCTCTTTCGCCTGCACGACATCCCTGAGCGCCTGTTGGGCGAGGACGTCCTGTTCCCGGTGCTCGGCTATTGGCTGGGGGCGCGGACGGGGACGAAGATACCGGTCATTCAAGGGCTGCGGCCGGACACGACCGAGGATCAACTCAAGGCGCTGGGCGCGGCGGCGGCCTCGTCGGGCGGGGTGGCGTTGTTCCACGCCGCCGGCGTGACGCCCGAAGCGCCGACGCTCGATGCCGCGTTTCAGGGGCGCGCCCCGGAAGCGATCATTGATGTGAGCCTTGACGATCTGCGGGCAACGCTGGGCGTGCTCTCCACCGTGCCCGACGGCCCGATCGACGTGGTGGCGTTGGGCAGCCCCCATTTCTCGCTGGATGAATTCGCCCGGCTGCTGCCGCTGATCGAGCAGTACCCGCCGCGGCCGGAAGTTGAGTTCATTGTCTGCACCCACCGGCTGGCGCTGGCGGCGTTGCAGCAGCGCGGCTGGCTGGCGCGGCTGCGGGCGGCCGGGGCGCAGGTCATCGTCGATACCTGCGTCGTCGTCACCCCCATCGTGCGCGCCCGCGACGGCGTACTGATGACCAATTCCGGCAAATTCGCCCACTATTCGCCCGGCAACATCGGCTTGCAAGTCGTCTATGGCAGCCTGGAGGAGTGTGTGCGGTCGGGGGCGGCGGGGGTGGTGTGGCGGGATGGTTCTTTGTGGGCAGGGGAGCAGGGGGGTGAGGGAGCAGGGGAGCAGGGGGGCAGGGGGGCAGGGGAGCAGAGGGGCAGGGGGGCAGGGGAGAGTGGGCCGTATTCAGTGGTTCAATCGGAAACCGGCTCCGAACTCGCCACTCGCCACCCGCCACTCGCCACCCGCTCACTCGTGTCTGGTCATGCCACCGGCCCCGCGCTGGTGCTCGACGCGCCGCTGAGCCTGTGGGGCGGGCTGGAGCCAACGACGGGCGACATCATCGACCAGCGCCATCCGCAATGGGGGGCCAACGTGACCGGCAAAGTGTTGGTCATGCCGGTGGGCAAGGGCAGCAGCAGCGCCAGTAGCATCCTGCTGGAGGCGGCGCGGCTGGGCAAGGCCCCGGCGGCCATCCTGCTGGCCGAGCCGGACGCCATATTGGCGTTGGGGTCGGCCGTGGCGCGGGAGATGTATGGGGTTGCGCCGCCGGTTATTGTGTTGGCGGCCGATACCTATGCTCGTGTTGGGAATGGGATGAATATTATTGTCACGGATGGAGAGGTTCAACTATCTGAACGAGAGTATTAG
- a CDS encoding pentapeptide repeat-containing protein: MTRAEVLELLGRSKDLSNLNLSGLSLVGFDLAGVVLRGANLADVDLSGANLNRAVMPGVNLTRACLNGANLTAADLRQARLERAILREADMRRAMLLWVDMRSADLRLANLTEADLRGARLSDADFRRAVLSNANLSEALLWGTNLEKAILQEANLVGADLSRAKCAGAILWEADLTGANVHYADFSNVDLRQTTITSEQLANAGSLAGAQLPADHSLRVRLLRGLGRRHHP, encoded by the coding sequence TTGACGCGCGCGGAAGTTCTCGAGCTTTTGGGCCGGAGCAAGGACCTCTCCAATCTGAATCTGTCGGGCCTGTCGCTGGTCGGTTTCGACCTGGCGGGCGTCGTGCTGCGCGGCGCGAACCTGGCCGACGTCGATCTCAGTGGGGCCAACCTGAACCGGGCGGTCATGCCCGGCGTCAATCTGACCCGCGCCTGCCTGAACGGGGCCAATCTGACCGCCGCCGATCTGCGTCAGGCCCGGCTGGAGCGGGCCATACTGCGCGAGGCCGATATGCGCCGGGCCATGCTGCTGTGGGTGGACATGCGCTCGGCCGACCTGCGACTGGCGAACCTGACCGAGGCCGACCTGCGCGGCGCGCGCCTCAGCGATGCCGATTTCCGCCGTGCCGTCCTCAGCAATGCCAATCTGAGCGAGGCGCTGCTGTGGGGCACTAACCTTGAGAAGGCCATCCTCCAGGAAGCCAATCTCGTCGGCGCCGACCTGAGCCGCGCCAAATGCGCCGGGGCCATCCTGTGGGAGGCCGACCTGACCGGGGCCAACGTCCACTATGCCGATTTCAGCAACGTCGATCTCCGGCAGACGACCATCACCAGCGAGCAACTGGCAAACGCCGGGTCACTGGCCGGGGCGCAACTGCCGGCCGATCATTCGCTGCGGGTGCGCCTGTTGCGCGGGCTGGGACGGCGGCATCACCCATGA